GGTGCAGCAGGCGCCGGGCCGGCTGTACGGCAGCTGCACCGTCAATCCTGCCTTCCTGGAGGAGTCCCTCCGCTGCATGGAGGTCTGCTTCCGGGAGTGGGGCTTCGTCCAGCTGGGGGAGATGCTCCCTTACCTGATGGGCTATCGCTTCGACAGCCCGGAAGTGGACGAGGTGGTGCGGGCGGCGGCAGGCTATCAGGTGCCGGTCCAGGTGCACCTGGGCACCTACTGGCTGCGGGGAGGCGATGCCTCCGGCGACGGCATCGGCCACATCGCCGACCTGCTGGCGGTGGCCGAGCGAGTGCCCGAGGCTAACTATGTCCTGGCTCACGCCATCGGCTGCGACCCCGACCCCAGGTTCATCCCCTGGGCCAACATGTACCTGGACGTGCTGGCGGGAACCTTCGAGCAGTACCCCACCAACTTCTGGGTGGAGATCCGGGACTTCGACTCCACCGCCCTGGCTCGCACCCTGGCCGAAGTCCCGACTACCCGGCTTCTGGCGGGAACGGACTGGACCACCAGGATCGGGCCCCCGTTCCAGAGCTATGGCACCACCTTTGGGGTAAGGGAGGAGGACAACCGGTTCCCGCCCGGAGTGGCAGCGATGGTCGGGTTCCTGGAGGCGGCGGGCGCCTCGGAGGAAGACGTGGCCAGGATCGCGTCCGGCAACGCCCGCGAGCTCTACCACC
This DNA window, taken from Anaerolineae bacterium, encodes the following:
- a CDS encoding amidohydrolase family protein, giving the protein MPGNLTWIDTHIHVSDIAPDGSRRPHLAQDLVAVLERSGADLRFLVSCDFPYLTRMATDPQWMWAANRMVHEVVQQAPGRLYGSCTVNPAFLEESLRCMEVCFREWGFVQLGEMLPYLMGYRFDSPEVDEVVRAAAGYQVPVQVHLGTYWLRGGDASGDGIGHIADLLAVAERVPEANYVLAHAIGCDPDPRFIPWANMYLDVLAGTFEQYPTNFWVEIRDFDSTALARTLAEVPTTRLLAGTDWTTRIGPPFQSYGTTFGVREEDNRFPPGVAAMVGFLEAAGASEEDVARIASGNARELYHLD